Below is a genomic region from Pseudochaenichthys georgianus chromosome 13, fPseGeo1.2, whole genome shotgun sequence.
CACAATAATGACTGCCATCAGGCACAAAGACCTCTCCACACTCACTGGATATTCTGCTGTTTATCAGGGCCTTTTCTGTGATAAGGTCTCCATGCCGTTTCTCCTGCAGTCATTTACAGTTTTATACGGTTACATTGAAAGATATTCACCGTATTTGTCTCTAACCAACGACCTATATTAAATGTGAAGATATTTGGCTCATTCTGGGAGACAATAGAAAATGGGCTTTTGGGGCGCCATTCACGCATTGATAACAGCTCGTTGCCTTAATGAAAAAGGTGACTTAAAACTCATTTACCAGAAAATAACAGTTGTTTATTAAGGACATTTTGCCACATTATTTTCCTCTTTTATAGCAGTTTCAAGGAATCAGAAGTCAACAGAAACTTAACAACCAACTGGTAACCAATTAAGAACAGAGGAAAACAACAGGGAGGCAGCAAGAACGGCCTTTCCATGTTGAATATTGTACTGAAAAACCAGCCATCAAAtacaaaatgcaaaaataatgcaCATTTCCTTTCAAAGATGGTTCatgtaaaaagtaatttttcTTTACATGTAtttagaatatacaaaaatatagATTCAAAAAAGGAATTTAACAATATTCACACCATTAAAAAAGTTTGGTCTTCAAGTAAAAACATTTGGCTGGTTTAGCTCTTGTGAAAAACTAATGGAAGTCTCTGGTTCTCATCCCGTGTGGCTGCTCTGGTCGGCGGTTCACGTGAGGTGGCTCTTGTGAATTCATCACAATGTCTACAGATACGGGAAATGAAAAACGATCCATCATCCGTGCGATCTTCTCCATTGCTACACCGTGCGTGTTCCTCCTGGAGGGAGAGAAAAGTCTTGTAATTTGTGTTTCTATACATTTTTAGAAGTCTGCAATGGTATGCAAATATAATATGATAATTAAGAACTCGTACTTCTCCAGCTCAAAAGGATCAAACTTCCAGCTGGTGTCAGGTTCACAAAAGTCCACTTTGTATCCTCTGTCCAGAGCCTGTTGAAAAAATGTGGACTTTTAATTAGGATCGATGAAGTGACCATAACAAAACTCTcgtttatattttttattcctATACCCACCATTTTTACATACGGCTTCATTTCCCAAGCTTGGGCGTTTGTATTATCGATGATGATGGGAGATCGGCCATCATGCATAGCATCCTGAGCTGAAAGAGATATGTAAATAAAAGAATGTGACACAAAAGAAGATTTAAAGTATTTCTCTCaaggaaattgaaatctcaTCAAATCATAAATGATCTGCCATCTATTCAAGATAACGTGTTACTTCCGCGATTCCTACACTTTGTAAGCAGAGACAACACTGGCTTAAAACAAGGACCAATATAACTAAACTGCATATGTGTCTGAAAACACTCTCACACAGCAAAGACTGTCCTGATTGAAGTTTGACAGAAAAGCCTTTGTGATGACGCAATGAGATTTTACACAAAACATACTTCTGTTGTGGTTCCAGTCATGTGCTTCCCCAAGAAGACATGCTTCATAGTTGTACCCCTCTCTGTGAGCAAAGAAGTCGTCTGTGCTCAGTATCAGCCCACTGGGACCAGTGGAGAGCAGCTGTCTGTGAGAAAGATGGGACACATGTACAATGAAAGTAATACATCCAGTCTTAGAAATTAGGATTTCAACTCTTTTAACAAACACTTTTCATTATCAATGTATCTGTAGATTATTTTTGATGTATTGTGTAAAATGTAAAAAGTCCAGGGTAGTGTTTAAATATCTTATTTTGTCACCACAAAAATATTTGGTTTAAtgatttttttaaaagaaacatACAAACAATAAATTGACAACCACAAATTGTTGATTACTTTTCCCTTGAGCGACTTATTGATTAGGCGACTAATCATTGCAGCTCTACTCAAATCCACTAATTGTCTAGACTTAATGTCGTACCTGGCAAGTGTTGATTTCCCAGATCCTGGTAATCCCCTCATCAAGATCAGCACCAAGGGAGGAGGGAGTGTGTCCCTGTTGTCAGGGGGTCGGCAGTGACTCGCCCATGGTTCATGTTCTGAATCAAATCTCTGGTGACTGCCATCATCTTCACCAAACTGACGCAATTCTTCTTTTCGTTCTCTGGACCATCCACCATTTACATTATCAGAGTGTACATCAAGTTTTAAACCCTGTTCATCCCTGTCAAAGTGGTGTAGAGAATCTCCATAaaagccctgagaggggtgACTGCTTACGTTGGCAGGTGCTGAGCTGGAAAATGTTGGAACATGGGACTCATCTTCAGGCTGGTTCGTCGTTCCAGAACCTCGCCAGCTTTGATCCATGTGTGGCGGTGGGTTTTGTGGATTTGGGAATGCAGATGGAGGTGGTGGGCGATGGAATGGAGGTCTGTGAATGCCTGGGTTTGTTGGTCTGTTCGGTGTTTGAGGATAACGCCATTGATTTTGAGAAGGAGCCGGTGGCCTTGGCCTTCTGGGATATGGCTCATTTTGATACCAGTGTGACCAGGGTGGCTGTTTCTGCCCACTGCTTCTGTGGCAGCCATCTGTTTCTGCATATCTGCTTGTATAAAGTACATTTTCCTCACGTGTATCCTGAGTCCCTCTGCTGGTAGATGTTGTTTGAGTAATTGTTGTTTGAGTAATGGGTGTTTGAGAATGCTGTTTCCCTGGATTATTATTAGCACCATCAGGTGTATCGATCTTCTCAAGCTCTTTGTAAAACTCACTCAGTGTGTCTTCAATGCCAGACTTGACTTTGGTTGGTTTTGGTGGAGGAAATGCTGGACCAATAAAGGTGGTGCTAGTGGTCCCTACCTTCTTTAACGCACGCTCCCTCACACTTTTCTCTCGACTGTTGGAGTGATTGCTCACAGATTTGGAGTTTTTGTCAGCAGAGACATCTTTAACTGTTCTTCCACGCTGACCCACACAATGTTTTTTTACGTCATGAAAGATCCTACAGGAGGATCCAGTATGAGACATCTGCATGGTAACAGATTAAAACACAGGCGACACATTACACATAATATTAAAaccttaaatgtgttgttttcatTATTATAGCATTAGATAGTACACTTGGGCTAAACCCGAAACTAATCCACCCGTTAGTTTTACTCACGAACTAGTTAAGACGGTGAAACATTTAAACACAACTCTGTGGCCTTAAATTATTTAAACATAGTTAATGTTACTATTCGTTTTACTCACCATTTACATTCAAGATGCATTAATAACGTAAAAAACCAACCTTCAAAAAAAGAACAGCTTGCATGTGTTGCCTTGTGTTTACGGAAGTGGCGTCACTCTTCTTCTCTCCTCTCTAATGGACTTGGAACAGCGCCGCCAGCTGGACTGGAGTGTGATATACAGTCACtgagggcccttctcacttcccttattttttatttcctcgctcctcggtctcaccggaagttgatttgtctgcgccatcctgagtagcgtcccaatagacacaatagaaataaaataattgagagaagaaaaagagatatgtaatctatcaaaacccagttagattaacattcattggattgcacagtttgtttgtttgtttgtttgtttgtttgtgtggatatgtaaacacaataacatttgaatagcacttaatgactgattgaatggaaatgacaataaatgaaaatgtaaaaagcgataatgaaaatgtttccaataaatgaataaaatgatttttgaccactttgttgttcagatatatcacatatttgtaactaaatgatacatgaatttaaacaaaacacagtaggtataaactgaggagtgacacTCGTGAGTTTCATGTATTTTCGTCACtctgctgggaaactgctctcatgtcaagaagcatcagatcagtgcatgcactgcatcgtccaatcagtgagcgatacacagaggggcggggcgagtatctgaggatttcatcggaggatggtctggtggttccttggttatcgctcctccattatcgctcctcgctcctccggcagatataagagccatgggacggtactcaagatggcgcagacaaatcaacttccggtgagactgaagagcgaggaaatgaaaatagtcgacctgagacggggcccatgcacctctcctctccatgcttccctggtgggagggactagtcgcagggaaacgacgcaagtgagggacgcaaggaatccatttaaccgaagtgagaagggccctgaGTGTGACACAGCTAAAGGTCATCACTCAAAGATGGCCATTATAATCATCTAATGCCGAATATAACATGGGGATCCCTTCGAAACTAAATGTCTGGAAGTAGACGCAATTATAATCAATGTTTTTGTTCAAGCTTTACAATAATCATATATTTTAGATTTGTATATctacctttttataaagtgagtATTTGTTATTTCAATTTTTTGGGACTGATACAAACAAGAATTTTTTTTGCACTTTTTGATACATTTGTCACAGTGGACACATGCATTTTTAGGCAATTTAACCACTGTaaaataatatgattgttaatgtGTTTAATATTGCATTTACCTTTAtagaaatatgtatttttatcaTAGAATGTACTTGCATAGAAGTCAGCCCTACTTTAATTATCCTCAAACAGTTTGAAACAGGGAATCATGGAGCCGAACTACAGGAATGTACTTTTTAACTTTATATAATAAAAGTGCACTGAAGCATTAAGATCAGGATGAAGTGATTTTAGTAATCTGAAGATACTTCTCTTTAATGTCTCCAGTTAGTCAACAACAACCCCAGAATATGAGCATTATGTCGCCATAAGCCTTTAAAATCAGTAATTTGTACAGTTTTTGTATTCTTTTAAAAGTGGTAGCGTGCTTGACATCTCACAGTCTGTGTACCTACAGTAGATCAGCAACATGTAAGTCCTGAGTGTCAATCATAGCTAGTTCCTCATCATTCACCCactcatcctccactggagttTCAACAGGTGTCTGAGCTGGAGTCTGTACAGTTTTTAAAGTGCTAGGTGTCCCAGACCTCCGAGGGGGGTTGAATGTCGTATTTACACATGGAGAAGCCACTGGGCCAAACGGGGAAAGAGGTGGGGGGGACGGGATACGAGACAGATAGTCCAGAGCTCTCCTCTTCTTCAGGCTGTTGGGGTCTTTCTCTGTGGAGCAGTTTGCTGCAGGAGGCTTCCTGCTGACAGGTGTGAAGGATCCAAGGCTTCGGACTGGCTGCTGAGATGTCACCTGCATAAAAAGGACACATTATTTGATCAATATAAGTTGTTATGAGAGCAAATGAACCAAACAGCAAGGACATGAACTCACACTTGTGTATGTGTCCAGTCTTCTGACTGTTGTGAAAGCTGTGTTTCGTGTTTGCAGAGCTGGAGAAGAGAAGGAACTCGTGCCATCAGATTTCCCTAAATGTGAAAGCTTCTCCTCAGCAATTGTAAAGAAGCTATCCTGACCCTGAAAACACAAGATGGACAATTTTAATTCATAATTACTTAATTTAACAAAACATGTATGTATCAAAAACCAAGGACATGGAGAAAAGTAAGGTAAACATACTATGTGGTTAAGGTCAGGGAAAAGATTACCAAAACAATTATTATCTGATCATAAGCATGCACCTGTGTATTTTTAAAGAATAATCAAGTGTATCGAGTGTTTCTTTTGAagtttaaaatgaaaacaatgTATACAATATTTGTTAGAGGTCAATATGAGAGGCCACATTGGATAAACATTTTCAGTTTTCTAACATTTTCAACAAATGGATTTCAAATACTGTTACAACATCTTTTAGAGGTTAAGTAAGTGTGACAAACATTACTTGATATTTGAAAAACATCGCTATTCCTATTTAGCATTTCCATTTTCATCAACCATCACCTGCACCTGTACCTTAATTCAATGATAGCTAATGCATTTGTGATTTCGTCAAAGCATCagacactttggctgtgagagCATCCAGCATTCAGCACACAAGGATTCTTAATTGAGAAAAAGGCAAACACAGTTTTCGACACATTTCAGCGGCTTCATaggtctgaggatttagcaCTGTACCTGGGCCAGTTTTCTGAGTTGGCAGAGAGATTTCTGCAGATGAACCTCTTTGGGGTTTGTGGAAAAGATGGTCAGATCTCCAGCGTACACAACAGGCGTGGGAGATGTGGACTGACCTCTCAGCTGCAGGTTGCTCAGAGCCAACAGAACATTTGGCTTTACCAAATCTTCCAAGCCAGACTGAGCAAAGCTGCTGAAACAGCGCACTTTGACAAAGTTCATTTCCCCATCAGTCAGATAAAATGCCGGAGAGAAACCTGTGTTCAAAAGCACAAACAATCATTTTATTTAGAAAGGAGTTACAGTGCCTTGCCAAAGTATTCACCCCCCTTGTCATTTTTCCTATTTTCTTGCATTAAAAccaaaaataatataatatttttgGGGGGATTTTATGGCAAGACCCCACACAAAGTCAAAATTGGTGaagtgaaagaaaaaaagagcacgttttaaaacagaaagaaaaaatGTAAATCTGAAAAGtggtgtgtgcatatgtattcaCCCCCTTTGCTATTTAGCCCAAACAAAGACCTTCAGAGTCACacaattatttaaataaagttcACCTGTGTGCAATCCAGTGCCTCATTATCtctaattattatattaattaattattattatacaactGTTGTAGAAGGCCTCAGTCTTCCATACCTCAGCAAGTGGCCTTTCTAAGCAAGAAAACGACACCATGAAGACTAAAGAGCTCTCCAAACAGGTCAGGGACAAAGTTGTGGAAAAGTATGAGACAGGGTTGGGTTATAAAAAAATCTCACAAACTTTGAACATCACGAAGCACCATTAAATCCATTATTTTAAAATGGAAAAAATATGCCACGACAACAAACCTGCCAAGAGAAGGCCGCCCACCAAAACTCTCACACCGTGCAAGGAGAGCATTGATCAGAGGCAACAAAGAGGCCGAGGATAACCCAGAAGGAGCTGGTAAGCTccacagcagagagaggagaatCTGTACATAGGACCACAGTAAGCCGTACACTCCACAGAGCTGGGCTTTATGGAAGAGtcccaaaaaaaaacatgtttggaGTTCGccaaaaggcatgtggaagattCCCCAAACATGTGGAAGAAGGTCCTGTGGTCGGATGAGACTAAAATTGAACTATTTGGCCATCAAGGTAAACGTCTGACGCAAACCCAACACCTCTGATCACCCTCAGAACACCATCCCCACAGTGAAGCAAGGTGGTGGCAGCATCTTGTTGTGGGGATGTTTTTCATCGGCAGGGACTGGGAAGCTGGTTTAATAGAAGGAGTGACGGATGGAGCTAAATACAGGGAAATAGTTGAGGAAACTGTGTTTCAGTCTGCCAGAGATTTGAGGCTTGGGCAGAGGTTCACCTTCCAGCAGGACCCAAAGCATACTGCTAAAGCAACACTAGAGTGGTTTAAGGGGAAACATGTAAACATGTTGGAGTGGCCTAGTCAAAGCCCAGACCTTAATCCAATCGAAAATCTGTGGTATGACCTAAAGAAGGCTGTACACGAGCGGAACCCATCTAACCTAAAGGAGCTGGAGCAGTTTTGGCAAGAAGAATGGAAGCAAATCTCAGTGGAAAGATGTGCCAAGCTTATAGACACATAAGAGACTTGCAGCTGTTATTGCTGCAAAAGGTGGCCCTATAAAGTATTGACTTTGGGGGGGTGAATAGTTATGCACGCTCGTGTTTTCtctttttcattattatttcttgtttgtttgacaataaaaacatttttttgcaTCTTCAAAGTTGTAGGCATATTGTGTAtatcaaataatacaaattcTCCAAAAAtctaattaaattaaatgttttaaagcAATGAAACGAGAAAAATGCCAAGGGGggagaatacttttgcaagGCACTGTACATCAGGAACAGTAAAGAAATAATAATTCACCTACCCTGTCCATCTACGATGCTGATGACATATCCTGTGAGATCAACTTCTCCACACTGCGGCTGCAGTTCTGTGTTTTGAAGATCCACAAAATGGGTAGAGACTCTCGGTTGAAAATGTGTTGATAACCATTCCTGAGAGACCTGAATGATACAACAAATATTAGGTCCCTATTAGTTATTTCCATCATCCATCTGACTTTATAAATACTTCATCTAGAAGTCCATATACACACTGATACACTCTACAGTAGCCTACCGGGAGGTCCTGAAACTGTGTTTTCTTTGTCCCAGTCAGCTGAACAGTTGTGTTACCAACATGTTTCTTTCCGTCTGAAGTGGTGAGATTATAGACTTTGTATCGACTGCCTTCCTTCAGTAAAGACTGAAGATCCGAGGAAGGTCGCCAAAAGTTCAGCTGGTAGACTACAAAACACAAAACCATTAGTATAAGAAAACAGtagtaaatacatttaaactGAGAAAGAATAAAGACACACCACTGCCAGGTTGGTCCATGAGGTCCGCGAGGCAGAGCCTCCACACAGGAGTGACGTCTCTCTTGGGACAGCTGCCTTCGCTCTCCTCTGCATTTTCTAAAGCTTGTCTGAAGCGATCCTGCAGGTCAGCCTGCTTCTTTTCCATCAGAGAACATCTGTAGCTACGTAGAGTCTCCAACTGCTGTTCACTCAATTGAGCCTGGACATGCATGTGAAATAAGAGAGAAAGTCAATCTCTATTCATGACAGAAATTATTTTAATGATCTGTTAAGTAAATGTCTTATCACCTCCAGATACGCTGGGTCATCCCCCACTGCTTCATACAGCTCCTCTCCATCTTGAAGACCTGCAATACTTTGACGACTGATTGTCCGTCTTCTACGCTGAGGTCTGCTATTACCTGTGGAGGACAATTTTATATTTTTCCTGCCTTAACAAGTAGAGCTGAAGGCAGACAGGAGAAGTGGTGAGAGAGAGATTGGATGCAGAGAGTACTCAGACATGGGACACATGCTCTACAATAAAACGTTTTCCATTTTAACCTGTCCATAACATGCTGGAAACATGATTCCTACCTTTGTCCTCCTTTTCAAATTCAGCTTGAATCTTAGCAAACAGGATCTCCATAGCTTTTTGTTTGTTGCTGTCGTGTTGCCTCGCCTCCTTCTCTTCTGCACGAACAGAGCGAAACACAGCCCCTGCATCTGTTTTCCTCTCCATCCACTGGAAGAATTTGCATACAGTCAAAAACATATAACATGAGCTTCCAGAAATAACAGAAACAATATATCAATGCAAGACCACACGCACCTGTATGGGGTAGCTTCTCAGGAAAATAATGTCCACACATCCTACCGGTCCTCCATTGCTGTACAAACTGGAGATAGGAAGCAGGAATGGCCGTGGATCCTTGTGAAATCCCAGCTTAGTATCCCATCGTGCGGGACGGCTGCTGTTGGCACATATctaaacacaaaaacaattaATTATCCAAATGCTTGTTATTTGGCATCCTTGTGGAGATAGAATGGCGTTTGGCCCCCCTCTTGAAGTACCTTTAACATGAGAGATTCAGGTGCCTCCAGAGGAGAGCAAGCATCCTGTGATCCCACCAGCTGAGCCCCGTGGATGATCAGCTTCCCCCCCACAGCCACTCGACCTTTGTGGAGCATGGCAGTCAAAGGTTCATCCAGCTGGGCTTTAATGGCGTACCATCCATCTGTCAGCCACACAACTGCAGATGGGTTTTCAACCTTGGCTTCAGCATCTGGAGGAGTCTTGGTGTCACTGAAACTCTGTCGGTTTGTGGAGTGGCCCCTGGAGACGACCCCGCACACACACAGGACCAGGGTTTTGGCTGATGTGTCGTCCTTTTCCATGATCTTTCTCAGAGCCGGTCTGCGGCTGTGGTCCACCTCTACATCATATCTGATACACATAACAATTCATAACAGGCAACAcaaatgtaatacatgttaaatgtaaacatttaatTAATATCAACAAATTATCCTTTGTGTATTTCATGAAATGTGGTAGGAAAACAATTCTGCTCATCTCTTTttgcttatttatttataaagctaaaTAAATGGAGTCTTTAAATCTGACACAAAACAGAAGTAGGTGATAGATAATTAAGCCGTCTTAGTAATTTAGTTGTCATATTTTTCCACATTTCGCATGAATATGCTTGGATGTCTTGCTAAGCGCACATCTAAATAACATAAACTAAAGAAGAACATTGAACAGAATCCCACCTGTACTTCAGTTGAAGGAGAAGCTGCTCTGGAGTGAGACAGAGACTGCCCATTGATTCTGGAAATGATCTTTCCATGGAGGCTTGCTTCCACACAATCCATCGGTAGTGATTGTACGCCCACGCCTCACTCATTAGTTTAGGATCAACACCAGGTGTGTCACATAACGCTCTGTGGACAGTGCAGAGCAAGAGGATATTCAGGCTTTATTGCAAATTCCAAAACACACCTTGTTTCTCCAAAAATATGTTCAACTTTGATTTAAACTAAAGTTCAATAATACCTATAAAACTCTTCTTTCCCTGCAGTCCCGTCCTTGCTGGGGACTAGCCATCCTCCATCCGCAAGCTGCACACCACCTCCTTCTATTaatgcttcccgtctgatgaactGCTGTAAATTGAAGCGGAAGGATTCTGCAGTCTCACTGGTGATCTCACACACGTGCTGATGAACTCCATGTCCATACAGCTGAAAAACAAGAACAAGTCAAATTGCCGTTTACATGGAAGTGATCTcatttataaacaaaaacaacaaaatcctTTTACAAAACACTTCTGGCCTTGCCTGCTTTTGGGTGTATATTGCAGGAGGCTTTCCATTTACTGCAGCTTTTAACGGTATCCTCGACCCCCCTGAGGTTTTGGTAAGAAACAAACTTCCCGGCAAAGGTCGAATGGTCTGGCGCTTCTTTTTCCTGATCCTCATATCTTGCACATCTCGTGCCAGCTCAACATTAGGAAAATTCTGAAATATGTCTGTAgaccaaaaaaaaaacattgaccCATGTTATGTAGATTTAAGTACAGTTAATCATGTTGACATTAATAATTCATCATCTACTGCACCTTGGCTTGGGGACAATATATCTTCCACTtgtgacgcctcggcagaagagtCCTCTGATCCACAGCCCATAGCAACGTTTTGACCATTAAGACTTATATTTGTAGTGCCAGCCAAGGACACCGTCTGAATGTCTTCTTTGCTTTTATTACCAGTTACATCTGTAGTGCTCTGTGTTTTTTTAGCGGTTGGCACAAAAGTGTTGCTGCAGAAGGGCGTTACAAAGAGATGGAGGTTATTATCTTCCTCCTCTTGTGGTTTAGAGGAGCTCTCTTGGACAATAGGTCTTTGTTTTTTGAATGGAGGAACAAATGCAGAAGGTGTTCCTTGGTTGACCTTGAGCACTCCATTCTTGTGACTCTCTGTCTTTGCATTCCTGAGGAATGGAGGAACAAACGCTGGCATCTTGGGATGTGATGATCTGCTGTCTCCTGGGATtgatggctgtggtggtgtCATCTTTTGCAATCTGGTTTCAATATCGTTTCTTCCACTTCCGAAAGACAAAATATACATTACAAAAAGTCGACTACTTTTTTTCAGCTGCTTGAAAACATGCACAAACAATTTAAAAGGCAACTTACCCAGGTGGCTTTGTAATGTTTGGATGGAGAGAGACGCTGTATTTAAAAACCCTTCGGTCTTTCATTACACCTACAAAATAAAACCAAGAGTTAATATATAAGACAAAATATGTATTCttggcgagacacggcaggcaaaaacatcgtttttcaagtactggtcaagtttgagattttgtgctattttgattctataacatgttttctttcaggcttttggaaaacgtacaaaatacacatttaagtgtttattttactatagtttgtctatttgcgtctgtagatttctcctaaattcaccgaaagttagcattctaacgtaacaaagtaccgcgaccgctgtgtgcaccatgtgaACAGAGATATCTTTGGAAAGCTGtatctctcctgcacaatctcatcggatccaaatatggtcatttcctttgtatcagtaaccaatcgtgaaagtacaaaggggtcttaaaccaagaaacgaaatctcattggctggtgtcaatttctgacaacgtgattcgttcag
It encodes:
- the LOC117457243 gene encoding NEDD4-binding protein 2-like 2 isoform X1 — protein: MQAVLFLKMSHTGSSCRIFHDVKKHCVGQRGRTVKDVSADKNSKSVSNHSNSREKSVRERALKKVGTTSTTFIGPAFPPPKPTKVKSGIEDTLSEFYKELEKIDTPDGANNNPGKQHSQTPITQTTITQTTSTSRGTQDTREENVLYTSRYAETDGCHRSSGQKQPPWSHWYQNEPYPRRPRPPAPSQNQWRYPQTPNRPTNPGIHRPPFHRPPPPSAFPNPQNPPPHMDQSWRGSGTTNQPEDESHVPTFSSSAPANVSSHPSQGFYGDSLHHFDRDEQGLKLDVHSDNVNGGWSRERKEELRQFGEDDGSHQRFDSEHEPWASHCRPPDNRDTLPPPLVLILMRGLPGSGKSTLARQLLSTGPSGLILSTDDFFAHREGYNYEACLLGEAHDWNHNRTQDAMHDGRSPIIIDNTNAQAWEMKPYVKMALDRGYKVDFCEPDTSWKFDPFELEKRNTHGVAMEKIARMMDRFSFPVSVDIVMNSQEPPHVNRRPEQPHGMRTRDFH
- the LOC117457243 gene encoding NEDD4-binding protein 2-like 2 isoform X2 — its product is MMSHTGSSCRIFHDVKKHCVGQRGRTVKDVSADKNSKSVSNHSNSREKSVRERALKKVGTTSTTFIGPAFPPPKPTKVKSGIEDTLSEFYKELEKIDTPDGANNNPGKQHSQTPITQTTITQTTSTSRGTQDTREENVLYTSRYAETDGCHRSSGQKQPPWSHWYQNEPYPRRPRPPAPSQNQWRYPQTPNRPTNPGIHRPPFHRPPPPSAFPNPQNPPPHMDQSWRGSGTTNQPEDESHVPTFSSSAPANVSSHPSQGFYGDSLHHFDRDEQGLKLDVHSDNVNGGWSRERKEELRQFGEDDGSHQRFDSEHEPWASHCRPPDNRDTLPPPLVLILMRGLPGSGKSTLARQLLSTGPSGLILSTDDFFAHREGYNYEACLLGEAHDWNHNRTQDAMHDGRSPIIIDNTNAQAWEMKPYVKMALDRGYKVDFCEPDTSWKFDPFELEKRNTHGVAMEKIARMMDRFSFPVSVDIVMNSQEPPHVNRRPEQPHGMRTRDFH